The Desmonostoc muscorum LEGE 12446 genome includes a region encoding these proteins:
- a CDS encoding glycosyltransferase: MTHFAIICPAVTGHLNPMFALGRELQRRGHRVNFIGVLDAQAATRAAGLEFQAIAESEYPLGAIPKLTTQLGKLSGLAALRYAFSNFQQQLNAALLRDAPAVIREAGVEALLLDQVIPVRGTLAEFLDMPWIEVCNALIENPDDTIPPLFTTWSYNPAWWARLRNRAANLLFSRIVGPIEEVNQQYRRQSLSCI, translated from the coding sequence ATGACTCATTTTGCTATTATCTGTCCGGCGGTAACGGGTCACCTCAACCCGATGTTTGCATTAGGTCGTGAACTGCAACGGCGCGGTCATCGCGTTAACTTTATCGGAGTTCTCGATGCCCAAGCTGCGACACGAGCAGCAGGATTGGAATTTCAGGCGATCGCCGAATCGGAGTATCCTTTGGGGGCAATACCAAAATTGACTACACAACTGGGGAAACTGAGCGGACTTGCTGCATTGCGTTACGCCTTTAGTAATTTCCAACAACAGTTGAATGCTGCGTTACTTAGGGATGCCCCAGCAGTGATTCGGGAGGCTGGTGTAGAAGCATTACTGCTAGATCAAGTCATACCAGTGAGAGGGACTCTTGCAGAATTTCTGGATATGCCGTGGATTGAGGTATGCAATGCCTTGATCGAAAATCCAGACGACACCATCCCGCCTTTGTTTACAACCTGGAGCTATAACCCAGCCTGGTGGGCGCGTCTACGCAATCGTGCGGCTAATCTTCTGTTTAGTCGCATCGTAGGGCCAATCGAGGAGGTAAATCAACAGTATCGCCGACAGAGCCTGTCTTGCATCTAA
- a CDS encoding alpha/beta fold hydrolase, with protein MSEKINYQRRRFLGTAAMTIATTQLGIFGSAIAQSSKTKPAVLSTTKPGTNKSFGSLKQIDAGVLNVGYAEAGRANGNPVILLHGWPYDIHSYVDVAPLLASAGYRVIVPYLRGYGMTRFLSSKTFRNGQQSAIAVPTITLEGDANGAPHPDASTYARKFLGKYAHRVINGGIGHNLPQEAPREFAKAVIEVDGY; from the coding sequence ATGTCCGAAAAAATCAACTATCAACGCCGCCGGTTTTTGGGTACTGCGGCCATGACCATTGCTACTACACAGCTAGGCATATTCGGTTCTGCGATCGCACAATCGAGCAAAACAAAACCAGCAGTTCTGTCCACGACTAAGCCGGGGACAAACAAGTCGTTCGGCTCACTAAAGCAAATCGATGCTGGTGTGCTGAATGTCGGATACGCTGAAGCTGGTAGGGCGAATGGTAATCCAGTAATCTTGCTGCATGGATGGCCCTACGACATTCATAGCTATGTCGATGTCGCTCCTTTGTTAGCATCGGCGGGGTATCGGGTGATCGTTCCATATCTGCGCGGCTATGGGATGACGCGCTTTCTTTCCAGCAAGACGTTCCGCAATGGGCAGCAGTCGGCGATCGCCGTACCCACTATCACTCTTGAAGGTGATGCCAACGGCGCGCCACATCCAGATGCCAGTACCTACGCAAGGAAATTCTTAGGCAAATACGCACACCGGGTCATCAACGGCGGCATCGGTCACAACCTGCCTCAGGAAGCGCCACGGGAGTTTGCCAAGGCTGTCATCGAAGTTGACGGTTACTGA
- a CDS encoding oxidoreductase has product MKTQKVWFITGASRGFGLEIARAALAVGDQVVATVRQEATQLATTLQNHPDLYVVQMDVTQEDQVQAAVKQGIARFGQIDVLVNNAGFGMVTAIEEATDAEVRKQYDTNVFGLLNVTRAVLPYLRQQKSGRVINISSLFGYDAIPGWGLYGSTKFAVEGLSKGLAVELAPLGIHVTVVAPGLFSTDFLSTESYVAAKTIIDDYQETVGPMRSGADALHGQQPGDPKKFAQVILQLANTERPPVHLPVGKDAIAMYQSNAAKMAQEIEAWLPVATSTDHDHRVMASSIA; this is encoded by the coding sequence ATGAAAACGCAGAAAGTATGGTTTATTACCGGAGCTTCCAGGGGCTTTGGATTAGAAATTGCTAGAGCAGCCCTGGCAGTGGGTGATCAAGTAGTAGCAACGGTTCGCCAAGAGGCCACACAACTCGCCACAACCCTGCAAAACCACCCGGATCTATACGTTGTGCAGATGGATGTTACCCAGGAAGACCAGGTACAAGCGGCTGTCAAACAAGGCATTGCCCGTTTCGGTCAGATTGATGTCTTAGTTAATAATGCCGGATTTGGCATGGTTACGGCGATCGAAGAAGCCACGGATGCCGAAGTTCGCAAACAGTATGACACCAACGTATTTGGTTTACTCAACGTGACTCGTGCCGTGTTACCGTACCTGCGCCAGCAAAAGTCCGGGCGCGTGATCAATATCTCGTCGCTGTTTGGCTACGATGCAATTCCGGGCTGGGGATTATATGGATCTACTAAATTTGCAGTTGAGGGTCTCTCGAAAGGGCTAGCAGTAGAACTAGCACCGCTCGGCATCCACGTTACAGTAGTGGCTCCCGGTCTTTTTAGTACCGACTTCCTGAGCACTGAATCCTATGTTGCCGCTAAGACCATCATCGACGATTACCAGGAAACGGTAGGGCCGATGCGGAGCGGAGCCGATGCGCTACATGGGCAGCAACCCGGCGATCCGAAAAAGTTTGCTCAGGTGATTCTTCAACTCGCTAATACAGAACGCCCTCCAGTACATTTGCCCGTTGGCAAGGACGCGATCGCAATGTACCAGAGCAACGCTGCAAAAATGGCACAGGAAATCGAAGCATGGCTGCCAGTAGCTACCAGCACCGACCATGACCACCGCGTCATGGCTTCGAGCATAGCCTGA
- a CDS encoding cupin domain-containing protein produces MFTRFLRGFAFAALSIFAAFSVFTALPVLPASASVLGEKVTLVFDRVLPNVPGKSMKVQVVEYAPGVSSIPHTHPDSAFIYATVLEGAVRSKINDNPEQVYHAGENFFELPGDHHRVSANASDTEPARLLAVLIANTNEQNLVINEE; encoded by the coding sequence ATGTTTACTAGATTTCTTCGCGGATTTGCATTCGCAGCACTCTCCATATTCGCAGCTTTTTCCGTATTCACAGCACTCCCCGTATTGCCAGCTTCAGCCAGTGTGTTGGGTGAAAAGGTAACGTTGGTCTTCGATCGTGTCCTTCCCAATGTGCCCGGCAAGAGCATGAAAGTCCAGGTGGTCGAATATGCGCCAGGTGTCTCGTCGATCCCTCACACCCATCCAGACTCGGCTTTCATCTATGCAACAGTCCTGGAAGGTGCGGTTCGTAGCAAAATCAATGATAATCCGGAGCAAGTGTATCACGCGGGTGAGAACTTTTTTGAATTACCTGGCGATCATCATCGTGTCAGCGCCAATGCCAGTGATACTGAACCTGCACGCCTGCTAGCAGTGCTTATCGCCAATACCAATGAACAGAACCTGGTCATAAACGAAGAGTAA
- a CDS encoding SDR family oxidoreductase produces the protein MKIVVVGASGRLGKKLVSKLHEHGHEVVAASRSSGVDAVTGEGLAEALVGAQVVVDVTSSPSFEDAAVLEFFEKSTRNLLAAEVDAGVGHHIAVSIVGADRIPDSGYMRAKVAQEKLIQSAAVPYTIVRATQFFEFIEMIVAQFPSNGETVHLPPAFIQPILTDDVADALVDITLGAPVNGIIDLAGPDRFRFEEIIRQFLSATHDSRQVVVDSHARYFGAALNDQLVPQGNSLIGSTRFKDWLNRSIAQRSAMRI, from the coding sequence ATGAAAATTGTTGTTGTTGGTGCCAGTGGGCGGCTTGGTAAGAAGCTTGTCAGCAAGCTACATGAACATGGACATGAGGTGGTGGCAGCGTCCCGTTCTTCAGGTGTCGATGCTGTCACAGGTGAGGGACTGGCTGAGGCGTTAGTGGGTGCTCAAGTTGTTGTCGATGTAACGAGTTCACCCTCCTTTGAGGATGCGGCGGTGTTGGAGTTCTTCGAGAAGTCAACCCGGAACCTGCTGGCGGCGGAGGTAGATGCGGGTGTAGGTCATCACATTGCAGTATCAATTGTTGGAGCCGATCGCATTCCTGATAGCGGCTATATGCGTGCCAAAGTCGCTCAGGAAAAGTTGATCCAGTCCGCAGCAGTACCCTATACAATCGTTCGCGCTACGCAGTTCTTTGAGTTCATCGAGATGATCGTTGCTCAATTCCCCAGCAATGGAGAAACGGTTCACTTGCCCCCTGCCTTTATCCAGCCCATCCTAACAGATGACGTTGCAGATGCGTTAGTCGATATCACACTGGGAGCGCCAGTCAACGGCATTATCGATTTAGCAGGCCCAGATCGGTTCCGTTTCGAGGAAATCATCCGCCAATTCCTGAGCGCAACTCACGACTCACGTCAGGTAGTTGTAGACAGTCACGCCCGTTACTTTGGTGCAGCGTTGAACGATCAGCTCGTTCCACAGGGCAACTCGCTCATTGGCTCGACCCGTTTCAAGGACTGGCTCAACCGCTCGATCGCTCAAAGATCAGCAATGAGAATTTAG
- a CDS encoding NIPSNAP family protein: MIYELRIYHAMPGRLPALLARFENHTLRIWDKHGIRQAGFWTTLIGESESNQLTYLLAWDSLSEREKNWSAFLADPEWIATKTETEKDGPLVQNIRNELLTPTAFSSVK, encoded by the coding sequence ATGATCTACGAATTACGCATTTATCACGCCATGCCCGGACGACTACCCGCGCTGCTCGCGCGCTTCGAGAACCACACGCTGCGGATTTGGGACAAGCATGGCATCCGCCAAGCTGGATTCTGGACAACGCTAATCGGCGAGAGCGAGAGTAACCAGCTTACCTACCTACTTGCTTGGGACAGCTTATCTGAGCGTGAGAAGAACTGGAGTGCATTCCTCGCAGACCCTGAATGGATCGCAACCAAGACCGAAACTGAGAAGGACGGCCCACTTGTGCAGAACATCCGCAACGAGTTGCTGACACCGACCGCCTTTTCCTCGGTGAAATGA
- a CDS encoding GMC family oxidoreductase yields MKTNFEKKSFEDGDNYQRGNDSHDIFAERVRSNQHQLTSQLRPQYDFIVCGSGSSGSVVARRLAENPDVSVLLLEAGGTDDVPSVMEANQWPINLGTDRDWSFSGQPNRHVNGRSIPFSMGKVLGGGSSINVMVWARGHKHDWDFFASVANDPAWSYESVLKIYRRLEDWHGVPDPMYRGTGGPVFVQPAPEPNPIAPATVEGARVVGIPTFENPNGRMMEAAKGASITDVRVRNGKRESIFRSYVFPYMDRPNLTVLSHALVTRLTFQGKRVTGVEISYRDAIYRIGAAVEVVLSLGAIHTPKVLMQSGIGDEAELRRFGIPVVQHLPGVGQNFQDHVAFDCVWEYEDALEPRNNMSEAIFFSTSQSGLSSPDLFVCQAEVSKSSAENAIRFGLPNAGWTLFGAIAHPKSRGRLRLTGADPSDPILIDANTLSDPDDLKTAIACVELCREVGNSAPLRPFVKREVMPGNLKGAELESFIRDAATSFWHETCTAKMGRDEMSVVDNNLRVYGIDNLRIADGSIMPRVTAGNTMAPCVIIGERAAEILHLEHQLQTTVKTDSGRQ; encoded by the coding sequence ATGAAGACGAACTTTGAGAAAAAGTCTTTTGAGGATGGTGACAACTATCAACGTGGCAATGATAGCCACGATATTTTCGCCGAGCGTGTCCGCAGCAACCAGCACCAGCTCACCTCCCAGCTAAGACCCCAGTACGATTTTATTGTTTGCGGATCTGGATCTTCTGGCTCGGTGGTTGCCCGCAGACTGGCCGAGAATCCGGATGTCAGCGTTCTGCTGCTGGAAGCTGGAGGCACTGATGATGTGCCAAGTGTCATGGAAGCAAATCAATGGCCGATAAACCTTGGAACCGATCGCGACTGGAGCTTCTCAGGTCAGCCGAATCGACATGTGAACGGTCGTTCGATTCCGTTCTCTATGGGCAAGGTACTAGGCGGTGGATCGAGCATTAACGTCATGGTTTGGGCGCGTGGACACAAGCATGATTGGGATTTCTTCGCATCCGTTGCCAACGATCCGGCCTGGAGTTATGAATCCGTCTTGAAGATTTATCGCCGCCTGGAAGATTGGCATGGCGTGCCAGACCCGATGTATCGCGGAACGGGAGGGCCAGTATTTGTCCAGCCAGCGCCAGAGCCAAACCCGATCGCACCCGCAACGGTGGAAGGAGCGCGGGTGGTGGGTATTCCTACTTTTGAAAATCCCAACGGACGGATGATGGAAGCAGCGAAGGGTGCTTCTATCACCGATGTGCGAGTCCGCAATGGCAAACGCGAATCAATATTCCGTTCCTACGTTTTCCCATATATGGATCGGCCAAACCTAACGGTTCTTAGTCATGCACTGGTTACACGGCTGACGTTCCAGGGCAAGCGGGTCACTGGTGTGGAGATATCTTATCGGGACGCGATCTATCGCATTGGTGCGGCAGTTGAAGTTGTGCTGTCGCTCGGTGCGATCCATACGCCGAAAGTGCTGATGCAATCTGGTATCGGCGATGAGGCAGAGTTACGGCGATTTGGAATTCCTGTCGTGCAGCACCTTCCCGGTGTGGGGCAAAATTTTCAAGACCACGTTGCATTCGATTGTGTCTGGGAATATGAAGACGCTCTCGAACCAAGAAACAATATGTCCGAGGCAATCTTTTTCTCGACAAGCCAGTCTGGACTGTCAAGCCCGGACTTATTTGTCTGTCAGGCTGAGGTGTCAAAATCCAGTGCTGAGAATGCCATCCGCTTTGGGCTGCCTAATGCAGGCTGGACGTTATTTGGGGCGATCGCCCATCCTAAAAGCCGAGGTCGCCTGCGCCTGACGGGAGCCGATCCATCCGACCCAATTCTGATTGATGCAAACACGCTGTCTGACCCAGATGATCTCAAAACCGCGATCGCCTGCGTAGAACTCTGCCGCGAAGTCGGGAACTCTGCTCCGCTTCGTCCGTTCGTTAAGCGCGAAGTGATGCCAGGTAATTTGAAAGGAGCCGAACTCGAAAGCTTTATTCGGGATGCTGCAACAAGTTTCTGGCACGAAACCTGTACCGCGAAGATGGGTCGGGATGAGATGTCGGTGGTGGATAACAACCTAAGAGTGTATGGAATCGACAATCTCCGGATCGCTGATGGATCGATTATGCCGCGAGTAACGGCTGGTAACACGATGGCTCCCTGCGTGATCATCGGGGAGCGGGCGGCGGAAATTCTACATCTCGAACATCAGCTGCAAACCACTGTAAAAACAGACTCAGGCAGGCAATAG
- a CDS encoding VOC family protein: MKLEVVVFSVADVERTKAFYQNLGWRFDIDVVEGDFRGVHLTPPNSEASILFGKGVTPNNSSSAQNLVLAVDDLDAVREDLIARGVNVSEIFHYAGGPFNNAVENPRVSGRDPQGRSYFSFASFEDPDGNLWLLQEITTRLPGRLWDSKRVGDIDVPTLANLLRETAEYHDHYEKTHAEHHWWDWYAPYLSARQNGSNPEEAAAIADRYMEKIFPVLST, translated from the coding sequence ATGAAACTCGAAGTTGTGGTGTTCAGCGTTGCCGACGTGGAACGTACCAAGGCATTTTACCAGAATCTTGGCTGGCGATTCGACATCGACGTGGTGGAGGGCGACTTTCGAGGCGTACACCTGACACCGCCCAATTCGGAAGCCTCGATCCTCTTCGGCAAGGGAGTCACCCCAAATAATTCTAGCTCGGCGCAGAACCTAGTTCTCGCTGTGGACGACCTCGATGCCGTCCGCGAAGACTTGATCGCTCGCGGTGTCAACGTGAGCGAGATATTCCACTACGCTGGCGGCCCCTTTAACAACGCTGTGGAGAACCCACGGGTCAGTGGGCGCGACCCACAAGGCCGTTCTTACTTCTCATTTGCCTCATTTGAAGACCCAGACGGAAACCTCTGGTTGCTTCAGGAAATCACAACGCGACTTCCTGGTCGTCTGTGGGACTCGAAGCGAGTAGGAGACATAGACGTTCCAACCCTGGCAAACCTTCTCCGTGAGACGGCAGAGTACCACGACCATTACGAGAAGACTCACGCCGAGCATCACTGGTGGGATTGGTACGCGCCTTATTTGAGTGCGCGTCAGAATGGCAGTAACCCAGAAGAAGCCGCCGCCATTGCTGACCGTTACATGGAGAAAATTTTTCCTGTTCTTTCCACATGA
- a CDS encoding thioredoxin family protein, whose product MSKTINRNRRYFLITMFKTIAATQISILACTKQSARSATAELPIEGELPSLVGAIAWLNSQPLTVDELRGKVVLINFWTYTCINWLRQLPYVRAWAEKYKDQGLVVIGIHTPEFEFEKNIDNVRRALTEMKIDYPIAVDNDYAVWRAFGNHYWPALYFIDTQGRIRHHQFGEGEYEQSERVIQRLLSESGTGRVGQEIVEVDARGFEVAADWNNLKSPENYLGYERTENFASPNGAVLNKPRLYSAPAQLQLNQWALSGDWTITRQAIVLNKSGGRIAYRFHARDLHLVMGPRGTPVRFRVLVDGQPVVAARGLDVDVRGEGTATEQRLYQLVRQPKPISDQQFEIEFLDSGVEAFAFTFG is encoded by the coding sequence GTGTCCAAAACAATCAATCGTAATCGCCGCTACTTTTTAATAACCATGTTTAAAACTATTGCTGCCACCCAGATCAGTATACTCGCCTGCACCAAACAGTCTGCTAGGTCGGCAACGGCTGAGTTACCGATTGAAGGTGAACTGCCTTCTCTTGTCGGCGCGATCGCGTGGCTCAATTCACAGCCATTAACGGTTGACGAACTGCGTGGAAAAGTCGTGCTGATCAACTTCTGGACTTATACCTGCATCAATTGGCTGCGCCAACTCCCTTATGTCCGCGCGTGGGCTGAGAAGTATAAGGATCAGGGACTAGTAGTAATTGGTATACATACACCGGAGTTTGAATTCGAGAAGAATATTGATAATGTCCGCCGCGCCTTGACGGAGATGAAAATTGACTATCCGATCGCTGTAGATAACGATTATGCGGTGTGGCGTGCTTTCGGGAACCATTATTGGCCAGCCCTTTATTTTATAGACACGCAAGGACGCATTCGTCATCACCAATTCGGCGAGGGCGAGTACGAGCAATCGGAAAGGGTAATTCAACGGCTACTGTCTGAGTCCGGAACTGGTCGTGTCGGTCAGGAAATTGTCGAAGTCGATGCTCGCGGTTTTGAGGTTGCTGCTGATTGGAACAACCTAAAATCGCCTGAAAACTACCTCGGCTACGAAAGAACGGAGAATTTTGCATCTCCCAACGGCGCGGTGTTAAACAAGCCTCGCTTATATAGCGCCCCCGCGCAATTGCAACTTAATCAATGGGCGCTTTCGGGCGATTGGACAATCACAAGACAAGCCATTGTACTGAACAAGTCCGGCGGGCGGATCGCGTACCGCTTCCATGCACGCGACCTTCATCTCGTCATGGGGCCGCGAGGAACGCCCGTGCGGTTTCGCGTGCTTGTAGATGGACAGCCGGTAGTTGCAGCTCGCGGACTTGATGTTGATGTGCGAGGCGAAGGCACGGCTACCGAACAGCGATTGTACCAACTGGTTCGACAGCCGAAGCCCATCAGCGATCAACAGTTTGAGATTGAGTTTCTAGATTCTGGGGTGGAGGCTTTTGCGTTTACGTTCGGCTGA
- a CDS encoding NAD(P)H-dependent flavin oxidoreductase: protein MWPKTELTDLLKITHPIIQAPMVGASTPELVAAVSNAGGLGSYGGAATAPAKLRSIIRQIRELTDQPFGVNLFAPAVEAYQLTPEQQTPMSELLTKWHNELDAGPVPEPIPLVGPFQEQFTVLLEEKVPVFSFHFGPAPIEAIRKIHAIGSVVLATATTVREAKALVVAGVDVIIAQGFEAGGHRGTFAVPYEHGLIGTAALVPQIADAVSVPVVAAGGIMDARGIVAAFALGASGVQMGTAFLACPENNIPEVYRQAVLNSQDEDTVITEVFSGKPARAIRNRFIREMENHRDKVLPFPAQMAIGRVLYQTSAQQSNPDFVSMWAGQAAALTEALPAGELIEKLIQEFLAVTASLQVK from the coding sequence ATGTGGCCTAAAACAGAACTGACAGATTTGCTTAAAATCACGCATCCAATAATTCAGGCTCCGATGGTTGGTGCTTCCACACCTGAGTTAGTTGCGGCTGTTTCTAATGCAGGAGGTCTTGGCTCTTATGGTGGAGCGGCCACCGCACCAGCCAAACTTCGCTCCATTATCAGGCAAATTCGAGAACTGACAGATCAACCCTTTGGAGTTAATTTGTTTGCCCCAGCAGTTGAAGCGTATCAACTTACGCCTGAGCAGCAAACACCGATGTCTGAGCTATTAACAAAATGGCACAACGAACTTGACGCTGGGCCTGTACCCGAACCGATACCATTAGTAGGGCCATTCCAAGAGCAATTTACTGTCCTGCTTGAGGAGAAAGTACCTGTTTTTAGTTTCCACTTTGGGCCTGCGCCAATCGAGGCAATTCGGAAGATACATGCTATAGGCTCAGTTGTATTAGCAACCGCAACGACTGTCCGGGAAGCAAAAGCTCTAGTCGTTGCAGGAGTTGATGTCATCATCGCCCAGGGCTTTGAAGCCGGAGGTCATCGCGGAACTTTTGCAGTACCTTATGAACACGGATTGATTGGCACAGCAGCGTTGGTGCCGCAAATAGCAGATGCGGTATCAGTTCCGGTCGTGGCGGCGGGTGGAATCATGGATGCTCGTGGAATAGTTGCTGCATTTGCACTTGGGGCAAGCGGGGTACAGATGGGAACCGCCTTTCTCGCCTGCCCTGAGAACAATATTCCAGAAGTCTATAGGCAGGCGGTACTCAACTCTCAGGATGAAGACACGGTTATTACTGAAGTATTTTCCGGCAAACCCGCCAGAGCAATCCGAAATCGATTTATACGTGAAATGGAGAATCACCGGGATAAAGTACTGCCCTTCCCGGCTCAGATGGCTATAGGGCGGGTTTTGTATCAAACTTCTGCTCAACAATCAAATCCAGATTTTGTCAGTATGTGGGCAGGACAAGCAGCAGCATTAACCGAAGCTCTCCCGGCAGGTGAGTTAATCGAAAAACTCATACAAGAATTTCTTGCCGTAACTGCTTCTTTACAAGTCAAATAA
- a CDS encoding NmrA family NAD(P)-binding protein: MTMKSIHDSPILVTGAAGDLGAIGRNLTAMLLAKGHKVRALVRREDERALGLRQLGAEVVQGDLTDLASMHRAIAGVTRIYFGMSVSPTYLEATVNIAAVARHHRVEAFVNMSQMTVTQMSITETTPSPQHKLHWLAEQALAWSGLPVVTVRPTVFLEGFFLRLAAAGIRDSDELALPLGNGKTSPISSVDVARAVSVILDDPASHIGHVYNLTGFESADLNHYARVFSEALGRTIRYRNVPLSGWTDTLREFGVSTHLVNHLAVMAELHAQGRYDRMTDDLFKLTGETPMSLYDFVKLHAAEFTPSKATV; the protein is encoded by the coding sequence ATGACGATGAAATCCATACATGATAGCCCAATCCTCGTGACCGGAGCGGCTGGTGATCTCGGTGCGATCGGTCGCAACCTTACCGCAATGTTGCTCGCTAAAGGGCATAAGGTGCGTGCTTTGGTTCGGCGGGAGGATGAACGCGCTCTTGGTCTGCGCCAGCTGGGGGCCGAGGTTGTGCAGGGCGATCTAACTGATCTTGCCTCGATGCACCGGGCGATCGCAGGTGTTACACGCATCTATTTTGGAATGTCTGTCTCGCCGACTTATCTCGAAGCCACGGTCAACATCGCCGCAGTGGCGCGCCACCACAGGGTCGAGGCCTTCGTGAATATGTCGCAGATGACGGTGACGCAGATGAGCATTACTGAAACTACCCCAAGTCCGCAGCACAAGCTGCACTGGCTGGCAGAACAGGCATTAGCGTGGTCGGGGCTGCCTGTAGTCACGGTGCGACCGACGGTCTTCCTCGAAGGCTTTTTCCTGCGTCTGGCTGCTGCTGGTATCCGCGACAGCGATGAACTGGCGCTGCCGCTAGGTAACGGCAAGACCTCGCCGATCTCGTCCGTTGATGTGGCGCGCGCCGTTTCCGTGATTCTCGACGACCCTGCCTCACACATTGGTCATGTTTACAATCTGACCGGATTTGAGTCGGCCGATCTGAACCACTACGCGCGCGTCTTTTCCGAAGCACTTGGCAGAACTATCCGCTATCGTAACGTGCCGCTCTCCGGGTGGACTGATACGCTTCGTGAATTTGGGGTGTCAACCCACCTCGTCAACCACCTCGCGGTGATGGCAGAACTTCACGCGCAGGGGCGGTATGACCGCATGACAGATGACCTGTTCAAGCTGACTGGCGAGACACCAATGAGCTTGTACGACTTTGTAAAATTGCACGCTGCTGAATTCACACCCAGTAAAGCCACGGTTTGA
- a CDS encoding SDR family NAD(P)-dependent oxidoreductase — protein MGIEQKVAIITGASQGIGAALVKAYRESNYRVIATSRSIEPSDDEAILTVPGDIADRKTAERAIFEGVTRFGRIDTLINNAGIFIAKPFTEYTEADYKVYLGTNITGFFHMTQLAIAEMEKQGSGHIVQISTSLVDNPIAGVPSVLASLTKGGLNAATKSLAIEYAKRGIRVNAIALGNIKTPMHPAEIHAQLAAMHPIDRMGEISDVVDAALYLESANFVTGEILHVDGGQSAGH, from the coding sequence ATGGGCATTGAACAGAAAGTCGCTATTATTACCGGCGCATCGCAAGGCATCGGCGCAGCCCTCGTCAAGGCGTACCGCGAGAGCAACTATCGGGTAATTGCCACCTCGCGCTCGATCGAGCCGTCAGACGATGAGGCAATTCTCACTGTACCTGGTGACATTGCCGATCGCAAAACTGCCGAGCGTGCTATTTTTGAAGGCGTGACCCGCTTCGGGCGCATCGACACACTCATCAACAACGCGGGTATCTTCATCGCCAAGCCATTTACCGAATACACCGAGGCTGACTACAAGGTATATTTGGGTACTAACATCACTGGCTTCTTTCACATGACGCAACTGGCGATCGCCGAGATGGAGAAGCAAGGTAGTGGTCATATCGTGCAGATATCGACGAGCCTGGTTGACAACCCGATTGCTGGCGTACCCTCCGTACTCGCGTCGCTGACAAAGGGCGGACTAAATGCCGCAACAAAATCGCTGGCGATTGAGTATGCCAAACGCGGTATCCGGGTGAATGCGATCGCGCTAGGTAACATTAAGACACCAATGCACCCTGCCGAGATCCATGCACAGCTCGCTGCCATGCACCCAATTGATCGTATGGGCGAGATATCCGATGTTGTTGATGCGGCTCTCTATCTCGAATCAGCCAACTTTGTCACGGGCGAAATCCTTCACGTCGATGGTGGCCAGAGTGCAGGTCACTGA